One Amaranthus tricolor cultivar Red isolate AtriRed21 chromosome 10, ASM2621246v1, whole genome shotgun sequence genomic window carries:
- the LOC130825994 gene encoding uncharacterized protein LOC130825994, with protein sequence MSEESKRVMAEKTSTDDRKPSSTSTGKRIIVKSADMSEDMQKEAVDIAIAAFDKNNVEKDVAESIKKEFDKKHGPTWHCIVGRNFGSYVTHETNHFIYFYLDQKAVLLFKSG encoded by the exons ATGAGTGAAGAATCAAAGCGTGTAATGGCGGAAAAAACTTCAACTGACGATCGGAAACCTTCTTCAACATCAACTGGAAAACGCATCATTGTTAAGAGCGCTGATATGTCGGAAGACATGCAGAAAGAAGCTGTCGACATTGCCATTGCT GCATTTGATAAGAATAATGTTGAGAAAGATGTAGCCGAAAGTATTAAGAAAGAGTTTGATAAGAAACATGGACCTACTTGGCACTGCATTGTCGGTCGCAATTTCG GTTCATACGTGACTCACGAGACAAACCACTTCATCTATTTCTATCTGGATCAGAAAGCTGTATTACTATTCAAATCTGGCTGA
- the LOC130825898 gene encoding bidirectional sugar transporter SWEET17, translating into MVDLSFYVGVIGNVISLLMFLSPVSTFKRIIEQKSTEEFSSVPYVCTLLNSSLWTYYGLIKPEYLVSTINGFGVLVEMIYVILFLIYAPRLMKVKTWSLVGILNVGFFGAAIVVPKLALQAPQQVDALGFLCSGLNIVMYASPLAAMKTVVTTKSVEYMPFFLSFFMFLNGATWTFYAVLRWDFYLMVPNGMGCLLGAVQLVLYAIYRKAKPSKGDHMSQRLIEEA; encoded by the exons atggtGGATTTAAGCTTTTATGTTGGAGTGATAG GTAATGTAATTTCTTTGCTCATGTTTCTATCTCCAgt GTCGACGTTTAAGAGGATAATAGAACAAAAGTCAACAGAAGAGTTTTCAAGTGTACCATACGTATGTACGCTGTTAAACTCATCATTATGGACATATTATGGTCTAATTAAGCCTGAATACCTTGTTTCTACAATTAATGGCTTTGGTGTTCTTGTTGAGATGATCTACGTCATTTTATTCCTTATTTATGCCCCTCGCCTTATGAAG GTGAAGACATGGAGCTTGGTGGGGATCCTAAATGTTGGGTTCTTTGGAGCAGCAATAGTAGTACCCAAGTTGGCATTGCAGGCTCCTCAACAAGTTGATGCTTTGGGCTTTCTTTGTTCTGGTTTAAACATTGTTATGTATGCTTCTCCTCTTGCTGCCATG AAAACAGTGGTGACAACAAAAAGTGTAGAGTACATGccgttctttctttcttttttcatgtttttgaaTGGAGCAACCTGGACTTTTTATGCTGTGCTTCGTTGGGATTTTTATCTTATG GTACCAAATGGGATGGGATGTTTACTTGGGGCAGTACAATTAGTGTtatatgctatttatagaaaggCTAAACCTTCAAAGGGTGATCACATGTCACAAAGATTGATTGAGGAAGCTTGA
- the LOC130825899 gene encoding uncharacterized protein LOC130825899, whose amino-acid sequence MEITLHSSYCSSSSSSSSSSSSSAAAAAAAVFQSILSLSSIHHLKSSIVTFRNRNYSHYRPLTRCPFSFSQKSRAVSCSAVDGQRRIVSVESHFCYDKEIPEQIIEQPVGLSVTKKEIGDRPHCGNCQAKGAVLCTTCAGSGLYVDSILECQGIVVKVRCLGCGGTGNIMCSDCGGRGHL is encoded by the exons ATGGAGATAACACTCCATTCTTCatattgttcttcttcttcttcttcttcttcttcttcttcttcttctgctgctgctgctgctgctgcagTATTCCAATCAATATTGTCACTTTCCTCTATCCATCACCTTAAATCTTCCATTGTTACCTTCAGAAATCGCAACTACTCTCATTACAGACCTCTTACGCGTTGTCCCTTTTCTTTCTCTCAGAAATCAAGG GCAGTTTCATGTTCTGCAGTTGATGGGCAACGCCGGATTGTTAGTGTAGAGTCTCATTTTTGCTATGATAAAGAAATTCCAGAGCAAATAATTGAACAACCAGTTGGATTATCAGTCACTAAGAAAGAAATAGGTGATCGACCTCATTGTGGTAATTGCCAAGCTAAAGGCGCAGTCCTTTGTACAACCTGTGCTGGTTCAGGATTGTATGTTGATTCTATTTTAGAGTGCCAAGGCATTGTCGTCAAAGTTCGTTGCCTAG GTTGTGGAGGTACGGGGAACATCATGTGTTCCGACTGTGGCGGCAGAGGCCATTTATGA
- the LOC130825864 gene encoding chaperone protein dnaJ 49-like has protein sequence MDSNKDEALKCIGIAKEAIASGNKDRALKFIRIAQRLNHTLSVDDLIAACENMDSSASGSSQNGNHGNRNGFCASSATKPAPEVSNGERNYTEEHVKLIKQINKNRDYYAVLGVEKTCSVEEIRKAYRKLSLKVHPDKNKAPGAEDAFKKVCKAFKCLSEEDSRRQYDQTGLVDEFEYNQQHNVRRRRRGTHNEFFDEGFDPDEIFRAFFGQSDMFRTSHVYRTRGTGTQQRTDGNGGGPNFMVFLQLVPFLLILLLAYLPFSEPEYSLQRNYSYQFPRVTEEYGVEFYVKSPDFDRSYPIGSAARENLEENVIQDYKNLLGRYCHVELQRRQWSRNLPTPYCDKLQSFGVA, from the coding sequence ATGGATAGTAACAAGGATGAGGCATTGAAGTGCATTGGAATTGCTAAGGAAGCGATTGCATCTGGTAATAAAGATCGTGCTCTTAAATTCATTAGGATTGCGCAACGCCTTAATCATACTTTATCTGTTGATGATTTGATTGCTGCTTGTGAAAATATGGATTCTTCCGCATCTGGTTCTTCCCAGAATGGAAACCATGGTAATCGGAACGGATTTTGTGCTTCATCGGCTACTAAACCTGCTCCTGAGGTTTCCAATGGGGAACGAAATTATACTGAAGAACATGTCAAATTGATTAAGCAGATTAACAAAAACAGGGATTATTATGCAGTACTTGGTGTAGAGAAGACATGTTCAGTGGAAGAGATTAGAAAGGCGTATAGGAAATTGTCTTTGAAGGTTCACCCTGATAAGAATAAAGCCCCAGGTGCTGAGGATGCGTTTAAGAAGGTTTGCAAGGCTTTTAAGTGCTTGAGCGAGGAAGATTCAAGGAGACAGTATGATCAAACTGGGTTAGTAGATGAGTTTGAGTACAATCAACAGCATAATGTTCGAAGGCGGAGGCGAGGGACTCATAATGAGTTTTTTGATGAAGGGTTTGATCCTGATGAGATATTTAGGGCTTTTTTTGGTCAATCGGACATGTTTCGTACAAGTCATGTTTATAGGACTAGGGGAACGGGAACTCAGCAAAGGACGGATGGTAATGGTGGAGGACCTAATTTCATGGTGTTTTTACAATTGGTGCCATTTTTGTTGATCTTGCTGCTTGCTTATCTGCCATTTTCAGAGCCCGAATACTCTTTGCAAAGAAACTATTCTTATCAGTTTCCTCGTGTGACTGAGGAGTATGGGGTTGAGTTTTATGTGAAGTCTCCAGATTTTGATCGTAGCTACCCTATAGGAAGCGCTGCGAGAGAAAATCTGGAGGAAAATGTTATTCAGGATTACAAAAACTTGCTTGGACGCTACTGCCATGTTGAACTCCAACGCCGTCAATGGAGTCGTAATTTGCCAACTCCATATTGTGATAAACTCCAGAGTTTCGGAGTGGCATGA